A genomic region of Lachnoclostridium edouardi contains the following coding sequences:
- a CDS encoding patatin-like phospholipase family protein — MTEGALVLEGGSLRCLFTAGVTDVLLEEGIEFSYVNGVSAGTMCGMNYISKQKGRMLEINEKYVHDKRYLSLKNMMKNRQIFNFDFVFGELSTDLIPFDYESFYESPQRFVAVATRCRTGEPEFFEKGKCKDMIGAVQASSSMPVLSRMIDIEGKKYLDGGISLPIAYRKAIEEGYEKVVLVLTRNEGYRKKPVKAVTKKIYDTYFQPLPRLREALYQVPDRYNRFQEEIARLEQEGRIFVIRPEFPVHVSRMEQNKKKLRELYAEGVRVGRDRLEELYKYLEL; from the coding sequence ATGACAGAAGGAGCATTGGTGCTGGAGGGCGGTTCCCTTCGCTGTTTGTTTACTGCAGGGGTGACAGATGTGCTTTTAGAAGAGGGAATTGAGTTCTCCTATGTAAACGGCGTGTCTGCAGGGACAATGTGCGGAATGAATTATATTTCAAAGCAAAAAGGTAGAATGCTGGAAATCAATGAGAAATATGTACATGACAAAAGGTATCTGAGTCTGAAAAACATGATGAAAAACAGACAGATTTTTAACTTTGATTTTGTATTTGGAGAGCTTAGCACAGACTTGATTCCCTTTGACTATGAAAGCTTTTATGAGTCCCCTCAGCGATTTGTGGCGGTGGCCACCAGATGCAGAACAGGGGAACCTGAGTTTTTCGAGAAGGGAAAATGTAAAGATATGATAGGGGCGGTTCAGGCTTCCAGCAGTATGCCGGTGCTGTCCAGAATGATTGATATTGAAGGAAAGAAATATTTAGACGGAGGGATTTCTCTGCCGATTGCCTACAGAAAGGCTATAGAAGAGGGATACGAAAAGGTAGTGCTGGTGCTTACAAGAAATGAGGGGTACAGAAAAAAGCCGGTAAAAGCTGTGACGAAAAAAATATACGACACCTATTTTCAGCCTTTGCCCAGACTGCGGGAAGCATTGTATCAGGTGCCGGACAGGTACAACCGTTTTCAGGAGGAGATTGCCAGGCTGGAGCAGGAAGGCAGGATCTTCGTAATACGTCCGGAATTTCCGGTACATGTATCCAGAATGGAGCAAAATAAGAAAAAGCTAAGGGAGCTGTATGCAGAAGGAGTAAGAGTAGGAAGAGATAGATTGGAGGAACTGTATAAATATTTAGAATTATAA
- a CDS encoding ABC transporter ATP-binding protein, translated as MGEKLIELKDIYKIYKMGDEEVRANDGINLTVHKGEFVAIVGKSGSGKSTLMNIIGALDVPTTGEYLLGGENVGNMSDDQLAEIRNKMIGFIFQQYNLLPKLNLLENVELPLLYAGVGHEERRERAMESLKRVGLAEKWGHMPNQLSGGQQQRVSIARALSGTPSLILADEPTGALDSKTSRDVLDFLKQLNKEGNTIVMITHDNGIALEARRVVRIHDGKINFDGDVEKYAAVI; from the coding sequence ATGGGAGAAAAGCTGATAGAATTAAAGGATATTTACAAAATTTATAAAATGGGAGACGAGGAGGTCAGGGCCAACGACGGCATCAATCTGACAGTGCATAAAGGAGAATTTGTGGCCATTGTAGGAAAGTCAGGCAGCGGAAAGTCCACCTTAATGAATATTATCGGCGCTTTGGATGTTCCCACAACAGGAGAATATTTATTAGGCGGAGAAAATGTGGGAAATATGAGCGACGATCAGCTGGCGGAAATCAGAAATAAAATGATAGGATTTATATTTCAGCAGTATAATCTGCTGCCGAAACTAAATCTTCTGGAAAATGTAGAGCTGCCCCTGTTATATGCAGGAGTCGGCCATGAGGAGCGAAGAGAAAGAGCCATGGAATCTTTAAAACGAGTGGGACTGGCAGAAAAGTGGGGCCATATGCCTAATCAGCTGTCAGGAGGGCAGCAGCAGAGAGTTTCTATTGCCAGAGCCCTTTCCGGAACTCCTTCCCTGATTCTGGCAGATGAGCCTACAGGAGCTTTAGACTCTAAAACCAGCAGGGACGTGCTGGACTTTTTAAAGCAGCTGAATAAAGAGGGCAATACAATCGTAATGATTACCCACGACAATGGAATTGCTTTGGAGGCCAGAAGAGTGGTGAGAATCCATGACGGGAAAATAAACTTTGACGGGGATGTGGAAAAATATGCTGCAGTCATTTAA
- a CDS encoding S-layer homology domain-containing protein — translation MNRRMKAGALAVITFAACAAPQTSAQASTNFDLRKKVINLSGIMSVNDLHSYVTRGEFAEMLVKASEYKNTVGSKSSVSVFSDVKKDHEYAQYVRVAVQNQWMSGYLGGVFRPDQYITLQEAAKGALALLGYTNEDFQGDQTGGRMAKFEYLDLKDEIGLSSDEPMTKTDCINMFYNLLRAEPKSGSGIYGTVLGCELTSDGEINPLAMADVTLQGPKLISHSRSLSSAVPFSLDDAQGYLNGSPYSGRELERISGSEYMVIYYNSSSKTIWAYTPNDSDESDRCVDKGEITHIYYMASDVMTPTAIELDDEVTYQLDSSEMQFAFSIYGTVEVGDIVTLIYTKSGGTSKDSDDDDVTRTVLDYIFED, via the coding sequence ATGAATAGGAGAATGAAAGCAGGAGCCCTGGCAGTGATTACATTTGCAGCTTGCGCAGCGCCTCAGACATCTGCCCAAGCCTCTACTAATTTTGATTTAAGGAAAAAAGTAATAAATTTGTCTGGAATTATGTCTGTAAATGATTTGCATTCATATGTTACAAGAGGAGAATTTGCAGAGATGCTGGTGAAGGCTTCTGAATATAAAAATACAGTGGGAAGCAAAAGCAGCGTGTCTGTTTTTTCTGATGTAAAAAAAGATCACGAGTATGCCCAATATGTAAGAGTAGCTGTGCAGAATCAGTGGATGAGCGGATATTTAGGCGGAGTATTTAGGCCGGATCAATATATAACTCTTCAGGAGGCGGCAAAGGGGGCTTTGGCTCTGTTAGGCTATACAAATGAAGATTTTCAGGGCGATCAGACAGGAGGGCGGATGGCCAAGTTTGAATATTTGGATTTAAAAGACGAAATCGGACTTTCCTCTGACGAGCCTATGACAAAAACAGACTGTATCAACATGTTTTACAACCTGCTTAGGGCAGAGCCAAAAAGCGGAAGCGGAATATACGGCACTGTATTAGGCTGCGAGTTGACCTCAGACGGGGAGATTAATCCTCTTGCTATGGCAGATGTAACTCTTCAGGGGCCTAAGCTGATCAGCCACAGCAGAAGCTTGTCCTCCGCCGTCCCGTTTTCCTTAGACGACGCGCAGGGATATTTAAACGGTTCGCCATACAGCGGAAGAGAATTAGAAAGAATTTCAGGCAGTGAATATATGGTTATTTACTACAATTCCTCCAGCAAAACCATATGGGCATACACGCCCAATGACAGTGATGAATCAGACCGCTGTGTAGACAAAGGGGAAATTACGCATATTTATTACATGGCTTCAGATGTAATGACGCCTACGGCGATTGAGCTGGATGACGAGGTGACTTATCAGCTGGACAGCTCTGAAATGCAGTTTGCTTTTTCTATTTACGGAACTGTGGAGGTCGGGGACATTGTTACCTTAATTTATACAAAGTCCGGCGGAACCAGCAAGGACAGCGACGATGATGATGTAACCAGAACAGTGCTGGATTACATTTTTGAAGACTGA
- the cls gene encoding cardiolipin synthase: protein MKQWRKMLRIIFGRTTFLVVSLIFQIIVLLSCFRLLSEYFTYVYGGFVILSAAVVIFIINRQQAPDYKLAWIVPVLVFPVFGALFYLFMELQPGTKRIADRLRDIIKETQIYLQQDVSVEERLQKESQRIGSLARYMNCYGGYPVYENTYAEYFPSGEELFPVLKEKLRNAKDFIFLEYFIIERGKMWNEILEILEEKAKNGVEIRVMYDGMCSLMLLPYHYPRKLEEKGIRCKMFSPVKPALSSYQNNRDHRKILVIDGHTAFTGGINLADEYINEKKRFGYWKDVALMLQGDGVKSFTMMFLQMWEITETKKEDYGFYLPPMSRFKNWLPEGSGFVMPYGDSPLDHETVGEHVYTDILYQAKRYVHIMTPYLILDNDMVTALTYAAKRGVETVIIMPHIPDKKYAYILARSYYKELLEAGVKIYEFTPGFVHAKIYVSDDEKAVVGTINMDYRSFYLHFECAAYLYKNHAVADVEKDFQNTLNQCEEITLEVWRKYPLLSRITGSVLRLFAPLM from the coding sequence ATGAAGCAGTGGAGAAAAATGCTGCGCATTATTTTTGGAAGAACTACCTTTTTGGTGGTTTCCCTGATTTTTCAGATAATTGTACTGCTTAGCTGCTTTAGACTGCTAAGCGAATATTTTACATATGTGTACGGCGGATTTGTGATTCTCAGCGCAGCTGTGGTTATATTTATTATAAACCGGCAGCAGGCGCCTGACTATAAGCTGGCATGGATTGTGCCTGTGCTAGTATTCCCTGTTTTTGGAGCTTTGTTTTATCTTTTTATGGAGCTTCAGCCGGGGACAAAAAGAATTGCAGACCGGCTGCGGGACATTATAAAAGAAACTCAGATATATTTACAGCAGGATGTTTCTGTGGAGGAGAGGCTGCAGAAAGAAAGCCAGAGAATAGGCAGTTTGGCCAGATATATGAATTGTTACGGCGGATATCCTGTTTATGAAAATACTTATGCAGAGTACTTTCCTTCCGGGGAGGAGTTATTTCCAGTATTAAAGGAAAAGCTGAGAAATGCAAAGGATTTTATTTTTCTGGAGTATTTTATTATAGAGCGGGGAAAAATGTGGAATGAGATTCTGGAAATTCTGGAAGAAAAGGCGAAAAACGGCGTGGAGATCAGAGTGATGTACGACGGCATGTGCAGCCTTATGCTTTTGCCTTACCACTACCCGAGAAAGCTGGAGGAAAAGGGAATAAGATGTAAAATGTTTTCTCCTGTTAAGCCTGCCCTTTCTTCCTATCAAAATAACAGAGATCACAGAAAAATCCTGGTGATTGACGGCCACACTGCTTTTACCGGAGGCATTAATCTGGCAGATGAGTATATTAATGAAAAGAAGCGGTTTGGGTACTGGAAGGACGTGGCCCTTATGCTTCAGGGGGACGGAGTAAAAAGCTTTACTATGATGTTTCTCCAGATGTGGGAAATTACGGAAACTAAGAAGGAGGATTATGGTTTTTACCTGCCTCCTATGAGCAGATTTAAAAACTGGCTGCCAGAGGGAAGCGGATTTGTTATGCCTTATGGGGACAGTCCCTTAGACCATGAAACTGTAGGAGAGCATGTATATACAGATATTTTGTACCAGGCCAAAAGGTACGTTCATATTATGACGCCCTATTTAATTTTGGACAACGATATGGTTACGGCCTTAACTTATGCTGCCAAGCGGGGTGTGGAGACTGTAATTATTATGCCTCATATTCCGGATAAAAAATATGCTTATATTTTGGCCAGGTCATACTATAAAGAGCTGCTGGAGGCTGGAGTGAAAATTTATGAGTTTACCCCAGGCTTTGTACACGCAAAGATCTATGTAAGCGACGACGAAAAAGCAGTTGTAGGAACAATTAATATGGATTACAGAAGTTTTTATCTCCATTTTGAGTGCGCTGCATATTTATACAAAAATCATGCTGTGGCAGATGTGGAAAAGGACTTCCAAAATACTTTAAATCAGTGTGAGGAAATCACTTTGGAGGTATGGAGAAAATATCCTTTATTAAGCAGAATTACTGGAAGCGTGCTCAGGCTGTTTGCTCCCTTAATGTAG
- a CDS encoding cytidylate kinase-like family protein: MEENKNLVITIGRQYGSGGRMTGEKLAKELGIHFYDEEILKITSEVSAIGEEYFRLADEKAGNNLLYKIVGGLRDSLSAPSTRDDIVSRDNLFRFQSSVIRDLAKEESCIIAGRCADYVLELAQIDVIKLFVYADMPTRIKRVMEVDGVDEKEAAKRIKRIDKERHDYYKYYTGRDWENMANYDLHINTTKIDLDQLADLVKYYVKLRGYKI, encoded by the coding sequence ATGGAAGAAAATAAAAACCTGGTGATAACCATTGGCAGGCAGTATGGAAGCGGGGGCCGCATGACAGGAGAAAAGCTGGCAAAGGAGCTGGGGATTCATTTTTATGACGAGGAAATCTTAAAGATCACTTCTGAAGTCAGCGCGATCGGGGAAGAGTACTTTCGCTTAGCTGACGAAAAAGCAGGCAACAACCTGCTGTATAAGATTGTAGGAGGACTGAGGGACAGTTTATCAGCGCCGTCCACCAGAGATGATATTGTTTCCAGAGACAATTTATTCCGTTTTCAGTCTTCTGTAATCAGAGATCTGGCAAAGGAGGAATCCTGTATTATTGCAGGCCGATGCGCGGATTATGTGCTGGAGCTGGCTCAGATAGATGTGATTAAGCTGTTTGTCTACGCAGATATGCCTACCAGAATAAAAAGAGTAATGGAGGTAGACGGGGTAGATGAAAAAGAGGCGGCAAAAAGGATAAAAAGGATTGACAAGGAACGGCACGATTACTACAAATATTATACAGGCCGGGACTGGGAAAATATGGCCAATTATGATCTGCACATTAATACTACAAAAATTGACCTGGATCAGCTGGCTGATCTGGTAAAGTATTACGTTAAGCTGAGAGGATACAAGATTTAA
- a CDS encoding transporter: MKPRRPDIRKAQDFVAYVTLYFEILIVFIVIIALFISLSHVPEQLKALYYDGDFNLFLFAIFDLVIGIELMKMFCRHDLDSVVEVMTFTVAREMVIEHMPILDTLIGIVAIAILFMIRKYLFVSALDKTKSPLTKGSTKSDDQESDAD; the protein is encoded by the coding sequence ATGAAACCACGACGCCCTGATATTAGAAAGGCTCAGGACTTTGTCGCTTATGTAACGCTGTATTTTGAAATTCTCATCGTTTTTATAGTGATCATTGCCTTATTTATCAGCCTTTCCCACGTTCCGGAGCAGCTAAAGGCTTTGTATTATGACGGCGATTTTAATCTTTTTCTGTTTGCTATTTTCGATTTAGTTATTGGAATTGAGCTGATGAAAATGTTCTGCCGCCATGATCTGGATTCTGTCGTAGAGGTTATGACCTTTACTGTTGCCAGGGAGATGGTTATTGAACACATGCCTATATTAGATACGTTAATTGGCATTGTGGCCATTGCCATACTGTTTATGATCAGAAAATACTTATTTGTTTCTGCCTTAGACAAAACCAAATCTCCTTTAACAAAAGGAAGCACAAAGTCAGATGACCAAGAATCTGACGCCGACTAG
- a CDS encoding ABC transporter permease, with protein MLQSFKMALKSIGGNKMRSFLTMLGIIIGVASVIILVSIVNGYMSSVVESFSSMGVNQISVSVINLPSRSLDVDDMYEFYEENQESFSGMSPSVSVSTTVKNGNESLDATTVGGYSEDYLGIKGYELYEGRNLQYADLQSRQKVCVIGYYVADQLYGGADKAVGETIKIGGSGFKIVGVVERQDNTELEEGGSDDFVWMPYTAAQKLSRNGEVSSYVFTVSDVSQATEAKGKIEDFLYTQFKNEDLYNVNANSEMLEQLNEQIAMMSAMLGGIAGISLLVAGVGVMNIMLVSVTERTREIGIRKSLGAKRRTIMQQFVIEAAVTSSIGGVIGIVLGSVASVIVGKAMGISSPPTISAIIISFSVSVGIGLLFGYMPASRAAKLNPIDALRSD; from the coding sequence ATGCTGCAGTCATTTAAAATGGCCTTAAAAAGTATAGGCGGAAATAAAATGAGGTCATTTCTTACTATGTTAGGCATTATTATAGGCGTGGCCTCTGTTATTATATTAGTAAGTATTGTAAACGGCTATATGTCCTCTGTAGTGGAAAGCTTTTCCAGTATGGGAGTTAATCAGATTTCTGTCAGCGTAATAAACCTGCCCTCCAGATCCCTGGACGTAGACGATATGTATGAATTTTATGAGGAAAACCAGGAAAGCTTTTCCGGTATGTCCCCGTCTGTGTCTGTTTCCACAACTGTAAAAAACGGCAATGAATCTCTGGACGCCACCACCGTAGGAGGCTACAGCGAGGATTATCTGGGAATTAAAGGGTATGAGCTGTATGAGGGAAGAAATCTGCAGTATGCAGACTTACAGTCCAGACAGAAGGTGTGCGTCATTGGCTATTATGTGGCGGACCAGCTGTATGGAGGAGCAGACAAGGCGGTAGGGGAGACTATAAAAATCGGCGGGTCCGGGTTTAAAATAGTGGGAGTAGTGGAAAGGCAGGACAATACGGAGTTAGAGGAAGGCGGCAGCGATGATTTTGTGTGGATGCCCTATACTGCAGCTCAGAAGCTAAGCCGCAACGGAGAAGTATCCTCCTATGTCTTTACAGTTTCCGACGTATCCCAGGCCACAGAAGCAAAAGGAAAAATAGAGGACTTTTTATATACACAATTTAAAAATGAAGATTTGTATAATGTAAACGCCAACAGTGAAATGCTGGAGCAGCTAAATGAGCAGATTGCTATGATGTCCGCCATGTTAGGAGGAATTGCAGGGATTTCCCTTTTAGTTGCAGGAGTGGGAGTAATGAATATTATGCTTGTTTCTGTAACAGAGAGAACCAGGGAAATCGGAATCAGAAAGTCTTTAGGCGCTAAAAGGAGAACTATTATGCAGCAGTTTGTAATAGAGGCTGCAGTTACCAGCTCTATAGGCGGAGTAATAGGAATTGTTTTAGGCTCTGTGGCCAGCGTTATAGTGGGGAAGGCCATGGGAATATCCTCCCCGCCTACAATATCGGCAATTATAATATCCTTCAGTGTTTCTGTGGGAATCGGACTGCTGTTCGGCTACATGCCTGCCAGCAGAGCGGCAAAGCTAAATCCTATTGACGCGTTGAGAAGCGATTAA
- a CDS encoding efflux RND transporter periplasmic adaptor subunit, whose translation MKGISRKHVSGKLKISRKKAVIGVAVILAAAIIFIIYGKKGKAADAKAQVSNTATVERQNIVSQLSASGSLEAKDSYNVTSLVEGEVISADFEEGDQVTKDQVLYQLDSSSMESEVKSAGNSLVRAQEDYEEALADYQEAVEKFSGNTYKSTETGYIKTLYIKNGDKVSGQTKIADIYNDKIMKLKVPFLSEEAVMIPQGGQVTVTLTDTGETIFGTVTSVANMDETVTGGRVVRYVYVQVDNPGGLTTSHTATVAYNDINCVEEGNFEASTETEMTGEDLDTTVEIQNLLVAEGDYINQGTALFQMTSNTADKLMRSYKNSMDQAQEQVETAENKVETTQDTYDNYTITAPISGKVIAKNVKEGEKISRNSSSDTTLAVIYDLSALTFEMSIDELDIQKVKTGQKVQVTADAFEGETFTGTVTNVSLEGSYSNGVTNYPVTVTLDDAGDLLPGMNVDGTIILEQADNVLAIPVDALMRGNKVYVKDDGTATEEEKRGVPDGFRAVEVETGITSDSWVEIISGLSEGDQVYVDQSSKNSESTFMMMTPNMGGPGGGGGNSGGARQGGPGGGR comes from the coding sequence ATGAAAGGAATAAGCAGAAAGCATGTTTCCGGAAAGCTGAAAATTTCCAGGAAAAAGGCTGTAATTGGGGTGGCAGTTATTCTGGCGGCAGCTATTATTTTTATTATTTATGGAAAAAAAGGAAAAGCTGCAGATGCCAAGGCACAGGTAAGCAACACTGCAACAGTGGAACGGCAGAATATTGTTTCACAGCTGTCTGCATCCGGAAGTCTGGAGGCAAAGGATTCATATAATGTTACATCCCTGGTGGAGGGGGAGGTTATCAGCGCTGACTTTGAAGAGGGGGATCAGGTGACTAAGGATCAGGTGCTTTATCAGCTGGACAGCTCTTCTATGGAGTCAGAGGTAAAATCAGCAGGGAATTCTCTGGTGCGTGCCCAGGAGGACTATGAGGAGGCTTTGGCTGATTATCAGGAGGCTGTAGAAAAGTTCAGCGGCAATACTTATAAATCTACAGAAACAGGGTACATAAAGACTCTTTATATTAAGAACGGAGATAAGGTAAGCGGCCAGACAAAAATCGCCGATATATATAATGATAAAATTATGAAGTTAAAAGTGCCTTTTCTGTCCGAGGAGGCTGTAATGATTCCTCAGGGAGGCCAGGTGACAGTGACTCTTACAGATACAGGAGAGACGATTTTCGGCACAGTCACATCTGTGGCAAATATGGATGAAACTGTAACAGGCGGCAGAGTGGTGCGATATGTGTATGTACAGGTAGATAATCCGGGAGGTCTTACTACCAGCCACACGGCAACTGTTGCATATAATGATATTAACTGTGTGGAGGAGGGAAACTTTGAGGCCAGCACAGAGACGGAAATGACGGGAGAGGATTTAGATACTACTGTAGAGATCCAGAACCTTTTAGTGGCAGAAGGGGACTATATAAACCAGGGCACAGCTTTGTTTCAAATGACCTCCAACACGGCAGATAAGCTGATGAGAAGCTACAAAAACAGTATGGATCAGGCCCAGGAGCAGGTGGAGACTGCAGAAAATAAGGTGGAAACCACCCAGGATACATATGATAATTATACAATTACAGCTCCCATTTCAGGAAAAGTCATTGCCAAGAATGTAAAGGAGGGAGAAAAAATCAGCAGAAATTCAAGCTCTGATACAACCTTGGCAGTTATATATGACTTATCGGCCTTAACATTTGAAATGTCTATTGACGAGCTGGACATTCAAAAAGTAAAAACAGGGCAGAAGGTGCAGGTTACAGCCGACGCATTTGAAGGAGAAACATTTACAGGCACAGTGACAAATGTCAGTTTAGAGGGCAGTTATTCTAACGGAGTAACCAACTACCCTGTAACTGTAACCCTGGATGACGCAGGAGATCTGCTGCCGGGCATGAATGTAGACGGCACGATTATTTTAGAGCAGGCGGACAATGTGCTGGCCATACCTGTGGATGCCTTAATGAGAGGAAATAAGGTGTATGTAAAAGACGACGGGACGGCCACAGAGGAGGAAAAGAGAGGCGTTCCAGACGGATTCCGGGCTGTGGAGGTGGAAACAGGGATTACAAGTGATTCCTGGGTGGAGATTATCAGCGGACTTTCAGAGGGAGATCAGGTTTACGTAGATCAGTCCAGCAAAAACAGCGAAAGCACATTTATGATGATGACGCCAAATATGGGCGGCCCAGGCGGAGGCGGCGGAAACAGTGGAGGAGCGCGTCAGGGCGGTCCGGGAGGAGGACGCTAA
- a CDS encoding dipeptidase gives MKYVDMHCDTIGEIHERQKKGENISLRESSLHIDLNKLKKGDCGLQNFGLFVHLGREDQPFLCCAKMIDTFYQEIEKNKELICPVTSYREIERNWKEGKMSALLTVEEGAACQGDLSLLRDLYRLGVRMMTLTWNFENQLGCPNKKADLSGNQTWGPNEKGLTEKGKEVVREMERLGMIIDVSHLSDGGFWDVVRCTKNPFVASHSNARALASHPRNLTDEMIKALSEKGGVMGINFCDLFLKDWKKEEKQISCISQMVEHIKHIKQVGGIECIGLGTDFDGITSELEIENASQMPKLEWEMKKQGFHSSEIEAVFSKNVLRVYKEVLK, from the coding sequence ATGAAATATGTGGATATGCACTGCGATACTATTGGGGAAATACATGAAAGGCAAAAGAAAGGAGAAAATATTTCTCTCAGGGAAAGCAGCCTTCACATTGACTTAAATAAACTAAAAAAAGGAGACTGCGGCCTTCAGAATTTTGGTTTATTTGTCCATTTAGGCAGGGAGGATCAGCCCTTTCTATGCTGTGCAAAAATGATTGATACCTTTTACCAGGAGATAGAGAAAAATAAGGAGTTGATTTGTCCGGTGACTTCTTACAGGGAGATAGAGAGAAACTGGAAGGAGGGAAAAATGTCAGCTCTTCTTACAGTGGAGGAGGGGGCTGCCTGCCAGGGAGATTTGTCTCTTCTCCGGGATCTGTACCGCTTGGGAGTGCGCATGATGACTCTTACATGGAACTTTGAAAATCAGCTGGGCTGTCCAAATAAAAAGGCAGATTTATCAGGAAACCAAACATGGGGGCCCAATGAAAAAGGTCTGACGGAAAAGGGAAAGGAAGTAGTCAGGGAAATGGAACGGCTGGGAATGATTATAGACGTTTCTCATTTATCTGATGGAGGATTCTGGGACGTAGTCCGGTGCACAAAGAATCCTTTTGTAGCCAGTCATTCTAACGCCAGAGCTCTGGCCTCCCACCCTAGAAATCTGACAGATGAAATGATAAAGGCTTTGTCTGAAAAAGGGGGAGTTATGGGAATTAACTTCTGCGATCTATTTTTAAAGGATTGGAAGAAAGAGGAGAAACAAATTAGCTGTATTTCCCAGATGGTAGAGCATATAAAGCATATAAAACAGGTGGGCGGAATTGAATGTATTGGCCTGGGCACAGATTTTGACGGAATTACAAGTGAACTGGAGATAGAAAATGCATCTCAAATGCCAAAGCTGGAGTGGGAGATGAAAAAACAAGGCTTTCACAGCAGTGAAATAGAAGCTGTTTTCAGCAAAAATGTATTGAGAGTGTACAAAGAAGTGCTGAAATAA